CCGGCCGAGTCGGGCGCCCGTCCGGCGCAACCGCCGGGCGTCAGGTGGTCGGTTTCGGCAACGCGGTGGGGAAGTAGTGCGCCGACACGAGCCGCGGCCACGAGGCGTGCGAGTCCGAAGTGGACCACCCCGGCCCCGGCCGGCGGAACGCCAGCAGCCACGTGCTGCCCTTCTTGCACGGCGTCCCGTCCAGCGGCACGCCGCCCAGGTCGGCGAGGGTGGACACGACGTCCGGGATCACCCCGCCCTGGCTGCACACGACCGGCGTGCCGGCGCCGTCGGCGATCTCCAGCAGCCGCACCAGCGCGGCCTCCCGGTCCGGCCAGTACCCCTCCTCGGACAGCCTGGGCTCCAGCAGCACGCCGACGCCCAGGTCCTCCGCCACCCCCTGCACGGTCTCCACGCACCGCACCCGGGGCGCCGCGTGCACCCGTGCGGGCCCCCACAGCGGCAGCGCGGACCGCAACCCCGCCGCCTGCCGCCACCCCGCCGCGCTCAACGGCCGCAGGTCGTCGTCACCCGGCCAGTTGT
This genomic window from Saccharothrix sp. HUAS TT1 contains:
- a CDS encoding NUDIX domain-containing protein, which encodes MKRVIRAAGAVLWRDGLVAVVHRPRYDDWSLPKGKLDAGETVPAAAVREVREETGFHAVLGRHLVQVSYRAFGEPKVVDYFSARAGSGSFEPNDEVDELRWVPVDEAVALVTRDVDRSVLAAFTAAPADLATVLLVRHAKAGKRDNWPGDDDLRPLSAAGWRQAAGLRSALPLWGPARVHAAPRVRCVETVQGVAEDLGVGVLLEPRLSEEGYWPDREAALVRLLEIADGAGTPVVCSQGGVIPDVVSTLADLGGVPLDGTPCKKGSTWLLAFRRPGPGWSTSDSHASWPRLVSAHYFPTALPKPTT